A DNA window from Kitasatospora atroaurantiaca contains the following coding sequences:
- a CDS encoding globin domain-containing protein → MPFDPAVVRASFAVVERRADHLAKYFYAHLFAHNPGVRAHFPAEMSEQRDRLFAALTQLVLRLESPEQLTGYLRALGRDHRKFQAAPEHYPAVGASLIAAVRHFSGHYWTPEIEKAWTEAYTVISQAMTDAAAAVPADAPAWWEAEVTVRHRAASDVVVLTLAPDRRYPFTAGQYLSLCSPRQPQVWRPYSIANAPRPDGTLELHVRRVPGGLLSTALVNDVMPGERLRIGPPLGDAVLAAGSVRPLLAVAGGTGWAQIKALVEQLARDGGRPATVFLAARDDTDHYDLPAVRELVARHAWLGVLLAAPAVGGHREEAVQLLRDGLHGRDSWAGHDVHLSGPPDLAPAIAELLLGLHAEPELIRHDPVPVTFNRARPLTSSEWFLDQRDVAWINRTELG, encoded by the coding sequence GTGCCCTTCGACCCAGCGGTCGTCCGCGCCAGCTTCGCCGTCGTCGAGCGCCGCGCCGACCACCTGGCCAAGTACTTCTACGCCCACCTGTTCGCCCACAATCCGGGTGTCCGCGCGCATTTCCCGGCCGAGATGTCCGAGCAGCGCGACCGGCTCTTCGCCGCGCTGACCCAGCTCGTCCTCCGGCTGGAGAGCCCCGAGCAGCTCACCGGCTACCTCCGGGCGCTCGGGCGGGACCACCGCAAGTTCCAGGCCGCCCCCGAGCACTACCCGGCCGTCGGGGCGAGCCTGATCGCCGCCGTACGGCACTTCTCCGGCCACTACTGGACACCGGAGATCGAGAAGGCCTGGACCGAGGCGTACACGGTGATCTCGCAGGCCATGACCGACGCCGCAGCCGCCGTCCCCGCGGACGCGCCGGCCTGGTGGGAGGCCGAGGTGACGGTCCGCCACCGGGCCGCGTCCGACGTCGTGGTGCTCACCCTGGCGCCCGACCGCCGCTACCCCTTCACCGCCGGACAGTACCTCTCGCTCTGCTCGCCCCGGCAGCCGCAGGTCTGGCGGCCGTACTCGATCGCGAACGCCCCGCGCCCGGACGGCACCCTGGAGCTGCACGTCCGGCGGGTGCCGGGCGGGCTGCTGAGCACCGCCCTGGTCAACGACGTCATGCCGGGCGAGCGGCTGCGGATCGGGCCGCCGCTCGGCGACGCCGTCCTGGCGGCCGGCTCGGTACGGCCCCTGCTCGCGGTGGCCGGCGGTACCGGCTGGGCGCAGATCAAGGCGCTGGTCGAGCAGCTGGCCCGGGACGGCGGCCGGCCCGCCACCGTCTTCCTCGCCGCCCGGGACGACACCGACCACTACGACCTGCCCGCCGTACGGGAGCTGGTCGCCCGGCACGCCTGGCTGGGGGTGCTGCTCGCCGCGCCCGCCGTGGGCGGCCACCGGGAGGAGGCGGTACAGCTGCTCCGGGACGGTCTGCACGGGCGCGACAGCTGGGCGGGCCACGACGTCCACCTCAGCGGGCCGCCCGACCTCGCCCCCGCGATCGCCGAGCTGCTGCTCGGCCTCCACGCCGAACCGGAGCTGATCCGCCACGACCCCGTGCCGGTGACCTTCAACCGCGCCCGGCCGCTGACCTCGTCCGAGTGGTTCCTCGACCAGCGGGACGTGGCCTGGATCAACCGCACCGAGCTGGGGTGA
- a CDS encoding PAS domain-containing protein, which produces MSSRPIRGAARLAAILDALPDALLLVNSNGTVVDANQAAVQSLQAPGTSLVGMGVLDLLPEFDPSRIPGSMRPAPREPEGLERPVRMTARRTDGTAFPVEVSGNDFSDDGASEGAYVPYGSSSPSGSDLLLLLVRDLSGRLGVEAELRRQHKQTEMILRAAAEGVLGVDLEGRVVLVNPAAAHILDYRASELGGRELHPLIQHSQADGSPLALEGSALLDTLLSGRKHRVRGAVLWRKDGRPVTVDLTTAPVRDGDQLVGAVMTFTDRTKELALVARNEHLTAVLESELGSALTALHRRIDALAGDPAGQLWPEANWTLRRLADECRRFGTLIDGVLAHQRFESEAESGRQDLERDPVGLDKVVQRAVEHAGELVGAGRVRYSVHAASVEVTADRERLAQALAHLVADVSGVALSLDAPGTGQAPSLGVPALPPVGGDAPMVVLAAAQRGDVARIEVRGPSRTAGPVHLPIARSTVERHGGVLQRHELPSRAGTTYVVELPLDPAAVAKAATEGQRSVPKETDTAMLPDLPEVPPAPAAAEEQAAERTAGDGAEQPAPRGPIALGPVEPEQAAPPADAPSEPAPAPAEDKAGRPKRRRRGVPASEESSGGLSIPGIPDPGTPVYPGLEHALPAAPPEPAAAPGTDAAATAAQPTGRRRRLALPAQAEGPQAADPAPGAELELAKAPAPEPPSAPSEAAERPSEQPQPVGSGLGELAPPRPLGGFASAFPNAFPQPEPVAAQPVPTQAVPTPNVPAERPALPAVTGASEAPAPVEPRTPPRPMAELARSSAEEPAEQPAAPDYPTMVTPTVDGGPRRLLVWPEPDPSTKQALQDRGYRPVIVSSREEVDAQVAAYPAALFVDPLTGPITRTALQSLRTAALNSRVPVLVTAGLGQANRDAAFGADPAVLLRALAPRDSENHAPRVLLVESDPDIAAALIGSLERRGMHVEHAESENDAVSRASSVQPNLVVMDLLQIRRRRVGLLDWLRANDRLHRTPLVVYTSVDLDPQELPRLRTGETVLFLAERSTTEDVQSRIVDLLGRIGAMGEVGAVGRAGGF; this is translated from the coding sequence GTGAGCAGCAGGCCGATCCGAGGCGCTGCTCGCCTCGCCGCGATACTCGACGCCTTGCCCGATGCGCTGTTGCTGGTCAACAGCAACGGCACCGTCGTCGACGCCAACCAGGCCGCCGTGCAGAGCCTGCAGGCCCCAGGGACCTCGCTGGTCGGGATGGGCGTGCTCGACCTGCTCCCCGAGTTCGACCCGAGCCGGATCCCCGGCTCGATGCGCCCGGCCCCGCGCGAGCCGGAGGGCCTCGAGCGCCCGGTCCGGATGACCGCCCGCCGGACCGACGGCACCGCCTTCCCGGTCGAGGTCTCCGGCAACGACTTCTCCGACGACGGCGCGAGCGAGGGCGCCTACGTCCCGTACGGCAGCTCGTCCCCCTCCGGCAGCGACCTGCTGCTGCTCCTCGTCCGCGACCTCTCCGGCCGGCTCGGGGTCGAGGCCGAGCTCCGCCGCCAGCACAAGCAGACCGAGATGATCCTCCGGGCCGCCGCCGAGGGCGTGCTCGGCGTGGACCTCGAAGGCCGCGTGGTGCTGGTCAACCCGGCGGCCGCGCACATCCTCGACTACCGGGCGAGCGAGCTGGGCGGGCGCGAGCTGCACCCGCTCATCCAGCACTCCCAGGCCGACGGCAGCCCGCTGGCCCTGGAGGGCTCGGCGCTGCTCGACACCCTGCTCTCCGGCCGCAAGCACCGGGTGCGCGGCGCGGTGCTCTGGCGCAAGGACGGCCGCCCGGTGACGGTCGACCTGACCACCGCGCCGGTCCGCGACGGCGACCAGCTGGTGGGTGCGGTGATGACCTTCACCGACCGTACGAAGGAACTGGCGCTGGTCGCCCGCAACGAGCACCTGACCGCCGTGCTGGAGAGCGAACTGGGCAGCGCGCTCACCGCGCTCCACCGGCGGATCGACGCACTGGCCGGCGACCCGGCCGGGCAGCTCTGGCCCGAGGCCAACTGGACGCTGCGCCGGCTCGCGGACGAGTGCCGGCGGTTCGGCACCCTGATAGACGGGGTGCTCGCGCACCAGCGCTTCGAGAGCGAGGCCGAGTCCGGCCGGCAGGATCTCGAGCGCGACCCGGTCGGGCTGGACAAGGTCGTTCAGCGCGCCGTCGAGCACGCCGGCGAGCTGGTCGGCGCGGGGCGGGTCCGGTACTCGGTGCACGCCGCCTCCGTCGAGGTGACGGCCGACCGGGAGCGGCTGGCGCAGGCGCTGGCCCACCTGGTGGCGGACGTCAGCGGTGTCGCCCTCTCGCTGGACGCGCCCGGCACCGGCCAGGCGCCCTCGCTCGGCGTGCCCGCACTGCCCCCGGTGGGCGGGGACGCGCCGATGGTCGTGCTGGCGGCCGCGCAGCGCGGCGACGTGGCCAGGATCGAGGTCCGCGGGCCCTCGCGGACCGCCGGCCCGGTGCACCTGCCGATAGCGCGCAGCACCGTGGAGCGGCACGGCGGCGTACTGCAGCGGCACGAGCTGCCGAGCCGGGCCGGGACGACGTACGTGGTGGAACTGCCGCTCGACCCGGCGGCGGTGGCGAAGGCCGCGACCGAGGGGCAGCGCAGCGTCCCCAAGGAGACCGACACCGCGATGCTGCCCGACCTGCCGGAGGTGCCGCCGGCACCCGCGGCGGCCGAGGAGCAGGCGGCGGAGCGTACGGCCGGCGACGGAGCCGAGCAGCCTGCCCCGCGCGGACCGATCGCGCTCGGTCCGGTCGAGCCGGAGCAGGCCGCGCCGCCGGCTGACGCCCCGTCGGAGCCCGCCCCGGCCCCGGCCGAGGACAAGGCCGGGCGCCCGAAGCGGCGGCGGCGTGGGGTGCCCGCGAGCGAGGAGTCGTCCGGCGGTCTGTCGATCCCCGGCATCCCCGACCCCGGGACACCCGTCTACCCCGGCCTGGAGCACGCGCTGCCCGCCGCACCGCCGGAGCCCGCCGCGGCTCCCGGCACTGATGCGGCCGCCACCGCGGCCCAGCCGACCGGACGGCGTCGCCGCCTTGCCCTGCCCGCGCAGGCGGAGGGGCCGCAGGCGGCGGACCCGGCGCCCGGCGCGGAGCTGGAGCTCGCCAAGGCACCTGCACCCGAACCGCCGTCAGCTCCGTCCGAGGCCGCCGAACGGCCGTCGGAGCAGCCGCAGCCCGTCGGCAGCGGTCTCGGCGAGCTCGCCCCGCCGCGCCCGCTCGGCGGCTTCGCCAGCGCCTTCCCGAACGCCTTCCCGCAGCCCGAGCCCGTAGCGGCACAGCCCGTACCGACGCAGGCCGTACCGACGCCGAATGTCCCGGCCGAGCGGCCCGCGCTGCCCGCGGTGACCGGTGCCTCGGAGGCGCCGGCGCCCGTCGAACCGCGTACGCCTCCGCGTCCGATGGCCGAGCTGGCCCGCTCCAGCGCGGAGGAGCCGGCCGAGCAGCCCGCTGCCCCCGACTACCCGACGATGGTCACCCCGACCGTCGACGGCGGTCCGCGCCGCCTGCTGGTCTGGCCGGAGCCCGACCCGTCCACCAAGCAGGCGCTCCAGGACCGCGGCTACCGCCCGGTGATCGTGAGCTCCCGCGAGGAGGTGGACGCCCAGGTGGCCGCGTACCCGGCCGCCCTGTTCGTCGACCCGCTGACCGGTCCGATCACCCGCACCGCCCTGCAGTCGCTGCGGACGGCCGCGCTCAACAGCCGGGTCCCCGTGCTGGTCACCGCCGGCCTCGGCCAGGCCAACCGGGACGCCGCGTTCGGCGCCGACCCGGCCGTGCTGCTGCGGGCCCTCGCGCCGCGCGACAGCGAGAACCACGCACCCAGGGTGCTCCTGGTCGAGTCCGACCCGGACATCGCGGCCGCGCTCATCGGCAGCCTGGAGCGGCGCGGCATGCACGTCGAGCACGCGGAGAGCGAGAACGACGCCGTCTCCCGGGCGAGCAGCGTGCAGCCCAACCTGGTGGTGATGGACCTGCTGCAGATCCGCCGCCGCCGGGTCGGCCTGCTGGACTGGCTGCGCGCCAACGACCGCCTGCACCGGACCCCGCTGGTCGTCTACACCTCGGTCGACCTCGACCCGCAGGAGCTGCCGCGGCTGCGGACCGGCGAGACAGTGCTCTTCCTCGCCGAGCGCTCGACGACCGAGGACGTGCAGTCCCGGATCGTCGATCTGCTGGGCCGGATCGGCGCGATGGGCGAGGTCGGCGCGGTCGGCCGGGCCGGCGGGTTCTGA
- a CDS encoding sensor histidine kinase — protein sequence MRRQLRRAWPGSVRARATVAATAVVALALAAGSLALTGLLHANLLRNAEGAAAQQADTVAQLAAQGRLPAVVPLVPGADFIQVVDAGGTVIAASPNLAGRPPVTRARSGGRPARSATWDGAPVGAEYRQRVVVAATDSPAGRLTVYAGTSLRDADAAYETTRTALAIGVPLLLLTVAAVTWRVTGRALLPVEAIRAEVAEITGHDLHRRVPVPHTEDEIARLAVTMNATLDRLEDAGIRQRRFIADASHELRSPITVLRTQLEVALAHPDPALWPDLVSDALEDTVRLQDLAADLLLLARLDAADRVPTEAVDLAGLCREVLAARGADRIAVSTDLAPGATVTGSRTWLSRLLTNLVDNAQRYADRRIEVSLRTDRTSRTAVLEVRDDGPGIPPADLDRIFERFTRLDDARSRELGGTGLGLAIARDIAAHHGGTLRAEAQPHGARLVARLPLTTAG from the coding sequence GTGAGACGTCAACTCCGCAGGGCGTGGCCGGGATCCGTACGGGCCAGGGCCACCGTGGCCGCCACCGCAGTGGTCGCCCTGGCGCTGGCCGCCGGCTCGCTGGCCCTGACCGGCCTGCTGCACGCCAACCTGCTCCGCAACGCCGAGGGAGCAGCGGCGCAGCAGGCCGACACCGTCGCCCAGTTGGCCGCGCAGGGACGCCTGCCCGCCGTGGTCCCGCTGGTGCCCGGCGCCGACTTCATCCAGGTCGTCGACGCCGGGGGCACGGTGATCGCGGCCAGTCCGAACCTGGCCGGCCGGCCGCCCGTCACCCGGGCCAGGTCCGGTGGCCGCCCCGCCCGAAGCGCCACCTGGGACGGCGCCCCGGTCGGCGCGGAGTACCGCCAGCGGGTGGTGGTCGCCGCCACCGACAGCCCCGCCGGGCGGCTCACCGTGTACGCGGGCACCTCGCTGCGCGACGCCGACGCGGCGTACGAGACCACGAGGACGGCCCTCGCCATCGGCGTCCCGCTGCTGCTGCTCACCGTCGCGGCCGTCACCTGGCGGGTGACCGGCCGGGCACTGCTCCCGGTGGAGGCCATCCGCGCCGAGGTCGCCGAGATCACCGGGCACGACCTGCACCGGCGGGTCCCCGTACCGCACACCGAGGACGAGATAGCCCGGCTCGCCGTCACCATGAACGCGACCCTGGACCGCCTGGAGGACGCGGGCATCCGCCAGCGCCGCTTCATCGCCGACGCCTCGCACGAACTGCGCAGTCCGATCACGGTCCTCCGGACCCAGCTCGAGGTCGCCCTGGCCCACCCGGACCCGGCGCTCTGGCCCGACCTGGTCAGCGACGCCCTGGAGGACACCGTCCGGCTCCAGGACCTGGCAGCCGACCTGCTGCTGCTCGCCCGCCTCGACGCCGCCGACCGGGTGCCCACCGAGGCGGTTGACCTGGCCGGTCTCTGCCGCGAGGTGCTGGCCGCCCGGGGCGCCGACCGGATCGCGGTCAGTACCGACCTCGCCCCGGGCGCCACCGTGACCGGCAGCCGGACCTGGCTCTCCCGGCTGCTCACCAACCTCGTCGACAACGCCCAGCGCTACGCGGACCGGCGGATCGAGGTCTCGCTGCGCACCGACCGGACGTCCAGGACCGCCGTCCTGGAGGTCCGCGACGACGGCCCGGGCATCCCGCCCGCCGATCTCGACCGGATCTTCGAACGGTTCACCCGCCTCGACGACGCCCGCAGCCGCGAGCTCGGCGGCACCGGCCTCGGCCTCGCCATCGCCCGCGACATCGCCGCGCACCACGGCGGCACCCTCCGCGCCGAAGCACAGCCGCACGGCGCCCGCCTGGTCGCCCGGCTGCCCCTGACCACGGCGGGCTGA
- a CDS encoding response regulator transcription factor, which produces MRLLVVEDEKRLAVALQRGLRAEGFAVDLAHDGNEGLWLASEHDYDVIVLDIMLPGLNGYRVCSRLRAAGNETPILMLTAKDGEYDEAEALDTGADDFLSKPFSYVVLVARLRALLRRTGRRLPQTLEFGDLVIDPARHSCTRAGAEVRLTTKEFAVLEYLARHAGEVIPKREILERVWDSAYDGDLNLVEVHVSAVRRKIDAPFGRSAVETIRGAGYRLAVDGG; this is translated from the coding sequence GTGCGTCTACTGGTGGTGGAGGACGAGAAGCGCCTCGCGGTGGCCCTGCAGCGTGGTCTCCGCGCCGAGGGCTTCGCCGTCGACCTCGCCCACGACGGCAACGAGGGCCTCTGGCTGGCGAGCGAGCACGACTACGACGTCATCGTGCTCGACATCATGCTCCCGGGCCTCAACGGCTACCGGGTCTGCTCCCGGCTGCGGGCCGCGGGCAACGAGACCCCGATCCTGATGCTCACCGCCAAGGACGGCGAGTACGACGAGGCCGAGGCGCTGGACACCGGGGCCGACGACTTCCTCTCCAAGCCCTTCTCCTACGTGGTGCTGGTGGCCCGGCTGCGCGCCCTGCTCCGGCGGACCGGCCGGAGGCTGCCGCAGACCCTGGAGTTCGGCGACCTCGTCATCGACCCGGCCCGCCACTCCTGCACCCGCGCCGGGGCCGAGGTGCGGCTCACCACCAAGGAGTTCGCCGTCCTCGAGTACCTCGCCCGGCACGCCGGCGAGGTGATACCCAAACGGGAGATCCTGGAACGGGTCTGGGACTCGGCCTACGACGGCGACCTCAACCTGGTCGAGGTCCATGTCAGCGCCGTCCGCCGCAAGATCGACGCGCCCTTCGGCCGCTCGGCGGTCGAGACGATACGCGGCGCCGGTTACCGGCTGGCGGTCGACGGTGGCTAG
- a CDS encoding PepSY domain-containing protein: MTQPHTPEPSEPGTEEAGFPAAKRSLRERYGHLPRRRGTRLLALGAAVVVLAGVAAVAAVASHHPFERGGEFGDKRPGYAAAEGRDGRGREGQDHRMLAGKEIGAGKRARAGLGNGPEGLAPAPLPALPAGQAVEKAAAAVPGGKVDSLRVVGQQGGGSAWQLEVLGTDGVRHLVTVDGVNGTVTGNTVADR; this comes from the coding sequence ATGACCCAGCCCCACACCCCGGAACCGTCCGAGCCCGGCACCGAGGAGGCCGGCTTCCCCGCGGCCAAGCGGTCGCTCCGGGAGCGCTACGGGCACCTGCCCCGCCGCCGGGGGACCCGCCTGCTGGCGCTCGGCGCCGCGGTGGTCGTACTCGCCGGGGTGGCCGCCGTCGCGGCGGTCGCCTCGCACCACCCCTTCGAGCGCGGCGGCGAGTTCGGCGACAAGCGGCCCGGGTACGCGGCCGCCGAGGGCCGGGACGGCCGCGGCCGGGAGGGGCAGGACCACCGCATGCTCGCCGGGAAGGAGATCGGTGCCGGCAAGCGCGCCAGGGCCGGTCTGGGCAACGGGCCGGAGGGCCTCGCGCCCGCCCCGCTGCCCGCGCTGCCGGCCGGCCAGGCGGTCGAGAAGGCGGCCGCCGCGGTGCCGGGCGGCAAGGTCGACTCGCTGCGGGTGGTCGGCCAGCAGGGCGGCGGCAGCGCCTGGCAGCTCGAGGTGCTGGGCACCGACGGGGTGCGGCACCTTGTGACCGTCGACGGCGTGAACGGGACGGTCACCGGCAACACCGTCGCCGATCGCTGA
- a CDS encoding long-chain fatty acid--CoA ligase has protein sequence MFSTMQDVPLTVARILMHGSTIHGSSTVTTWDGTGPVTRTYAEVGARAGRLAHALRDELGVTGDMRVATLMWNNAEHLEAYLAVPSMGAVLHTLNLRLPANQLAFIINHAADHAIIVNGTVLPLLAGVLPQLNPTLKHLVVVGEGDRSVLDGFAGTVHEYEDLIAGRPADYPWQTDIDERQAAALCYTSGTTGDPKGVLYSHRSVYLHCLQVNAGDTFALTSRDTALPVVPMFHVNAWGVPHAAFMSGANLLMPDRHLQPKPLAEMIDRVKPTVGAAVPTIWNGLLDELDAGDYDTSTLRMVVIGGSACPPALMRGFEERHGINVVHAWGMTETSPLGTFALPPGGLTAEQEWPYRVTQGLFPASVEARLSGPGGERMPHDGVSAGELEVRGPWIAAAYFGGAGQDPERPEDKFSEDGWLRTGDVGTITADGYLTLTDRAKDVIKSGGEWISSVELENHLMAHPEVAEAAVVAVPDEKWGERPLATVVLRPGAKAGLRELRAFLAERVASWQLPERWAIIESVPKTSVGKFDKKVIRAEYAADHLDVTVLGKE, from the coding sequence GTGTTCAGCACGATGCAGGACGTACCGCTCACCGTCGCCCGAATTCTGATGCACGGGTCCACCATCCACGGCAGCTCCACCGTCACCACCTGGGACGGCACCGGCCCGGTCACCCGTACCTACGCCGAGGTCGGCGCCCGCGCCGGCCGGCTCGCGCACGCGCTGCGCGACGAGCTCGGGGTCACGGGGGACATGCGGGTCGCCACCCTGATGTGGAACAACGCGGAGCACCTGGAGGCGTACCTCGCCGTCCCCTCCATGGGCGCCGTGCTGCACACCCTCAACCTGCGGCTGCCGGCCAACCAGCTGGCCTTCATCATCAACCACGCCGCCGACCACGCGATCATCGTCAACGGCACGGTGCTCCCGCTGCTGGCCGGCGTGCTGCCGCAGCTGAACCCCACCCTCAAGCACCTCGTCGTGGTCGGCGAGGGCGACCGCTCGGTGCTCGACGGCTTCGCCGGCACGGTCCACGAGTACGAGGACCTGATCGCCGGCCGGCCCGCCGACTACCCGTGGCAGACCGACATCGACGAGCGCCAGGCGGCGGCGCTCTGCTACACCTCCGGCACCACCGGTGACCCCAAGGGCGTGCTGTACAGCCACCGTTCGGTCTACCTGCACTGCCTGCAGGTCAACGCGGGGGACACCTTCGCCCTGACCTCCCGTGACACCGCGCTGCCGGTGGTCCCGATGTTCCACGTGAACGCCTGGGGCGTCCCGCACGCGGCCTTCATGTCCGGCGCCAACCTGCTGATGCCGGACCGCCACCTCCAGCCCAAGCCGCTCGCCGAGATGATCGACCGGGTGAAGCCGACCGTCGGCGCCGCCGTCCCGACCATCTGGAACGGTCTGCTGGACGAGCTCGACGCGGGCGACTACGACACCTCCACCCTCCGGATGGTCGTCATCGGCGGCTCGGCCTGCCCGCCCGCCCTGATGCGCGGCTTCGAGGAGCGCCACGGCATCAACGTCGTGCACGCCTGGGGCATGACCGAGACCTCGCCGCTCGGCACGTTCGCGCTCCCGCCGGGCGGTCTGACGGCCGAGCAGGAGTGGCCCTACCGGGTGACCCAGGGCCTCTTCCCGGCCTCGGTCGAGGCCCGCCTCTCCGGCCCCGGCGGCGAGCGGATGCCGCACGACGGCGTCTCGGCCGGCGAGCTGGAGGTGCGCGGGCCGTGGATCGCGGCGGCGTACTTCGGCGGCGCCGGGCAGGACCCGGAGCGGCCCGAGGACAAGTTCAGCGAGGACGGCTGGCTGCGTACCGGCGACGTCGGCACCATCACCGCCGACGGCTACCTGACGCTCACCGACCGCGCCAAGGACGTCATCAAGTCGGGCGGCGAGTGGATCTCCTCGGTCGAGCTGGAGAACCACCTGATGGCCCACCCCGAGGTGGCCGAGGCGGCCGTCGTCGCCGTACCGGACGAGAAGTGGGGCGAGCGGCCGCTGGCCACCGTCGTACTGCGGCCCGGGGCCAAGGCCGGCCTGCGCGAGCTGCGCGCCTTCCTGGCCGAGCGGGTCGCCTCCTGGCAGCTCCCGGAGCGCTGGGCGATCATCGAGTCCGTGCCAAAGACCTCGGTCGGCAAGTTCGACAAGAAGGTCATCCGCGCCGAGTACGCGGCCGACCACCTGGACGTCACGGTCCTCGGCAAGGAGTGA
- a CDS encoding SSI family serine proteinase inhibitor — MTTTAMRHLLTTACLTLAATGLAAAPAIHGPKLSASSLLLTVSEGEAPGRAAQQVTLDCPSGGTHAHPGAACRAVAAAGGDLDHLAGSPETVCPMIYAPVTASAEGAWRGRKISWKKTFSNGCALHAAAAPVF, encoded by the coding sequence ATGACGACCACCGCAATGCGTCACCTGCTGACGACCGCGTGCCTCACCCTCGCCGCCACCGGCCTGGCGGCCGCCCCGGCCATTCACGGCCCCAAGCTGTCGGCGTCCTCCCTGCTGCTGACCGTCAGCGAGGGCGAGGCCCCGGGCCGGGCGGCCCAGCAGGTCACCCTGGACTGCCCGTCGGGCGGCACCCATGCCCACCCGGGCGCGGCCTGCAGGGCCGTGGCGGCGGCCGGCGGCGACCTCGACCACCTCGCGGGCAGCCCGGAGACGGTCTGCCCGATGATCTACGCCCCGGTCACCGCCTCCGCCGAGGGCGCCTGGCGGGGCCGGAAGATCAGCTGGAAGAAGACCTTCAGCAACGGCTGCGCCCTGCACGCCGCGGCCGCCCCGGTGTTCTGA
- a CDS encoding DUF1906 domain-containing protein: MRLLGPAALTAASLVLLLATDRGLLAQAGAAPAPSLALAPAAATAPLPPPRIRPTVLPDSPARREALPRRVFTGAGFDACSAPPLDTMKAWRASSPYGAVGIYTSGGQRACDQARLTADWVRKVRAMGWQLIPTHVGTQAPCSAATHKPKRIDPADAVAQGRAEAAEAVLGLRALGLGRGSPVYLDIEAYPRGDAGCSKAVVDFTLGWTQALHGAGYRSGFYSSSDSGIADLAAAARAGSSPMPDAIWYARWDDRSVTDGAGAVDADQWVYHQRIHQHHGNVQESYGGAELTVDRDQLDALVAT, encoded by the coding sequence ATGCGCTTACTAGGTCCGGCGGCCCTCACCGCAGCATCCCTCGTCCTGCTCCTCGCCACCGACCGAGGCCTCCTCGCGCAGGCCGGCGCCGCGCCCGCCCCGAGCCTCGCCCTGGCCCCGGCCGCGGCCACCGCCCCGCTCCCGCCGCCGCGCATCCGGCCCACCGTGCTGCCCGACTCCCCGGCACGCAGGGAGGCACTGCCCCGGAGGGTCTTCACGGGCGCCGGCTTCGACGCCTGCTCGGCCCCGCCCCTCGACACCATGAAGGCCTGGCGCGCCTCGTCCCCGTACGGCGCCGTCGGCATCTACACCAGCGGTGGCCAGCGGGCCTGCGACCAGGCCCGGCTCACGGCCGACTGGGTGCGGAAGGTCCGGGCGATGGGCTGGCAGCTGATCCCCACCCACGTCGGCACGCAGGCGCCGTGCAGCGCCGCGACGCACAAGCCCAAGCGCATCGACCCGGCGGATGCCGTCGCGCAGGGGCGGGCCGAGGCGGCGGAGGCGGTGCTCGGGCTGCGGGCCCTCGGTCTCGGCAGGGGCAGCCCGGTCTACCTGGACATCGAGGCGTACCCCCGGGGCGACGCCGGGTGCAGCAAGGCGGTCGTCGACTTCACCCTCGGCTGGACCCAGGCCCTGCACGGCGCCGGCTACCGCTCGGGCTTCTACTCCAGCTCCGACTCCGGCATCGCCGACCTCGCGGCGGCCGCCCGGGCGGGCAGCTCCCCGATGCCGGACGCGATCTGGTACGCCCGCTGGGACGACCGGTCGGTCACCGACGGGGCCGGCGCCGTCGACGCCGACCAGTGGGTGTACCACCAGCGCATCCACCAGCACCACGGCAACGTCCAGGAGTCGTACGGCGGCGCGGAGCTCACCGTCGACCGGGATCAGCTGGATGCGCTGGTGGCCACCTGA